The DNA window ATACCTCACATGATCAGCACTTACATGAATCATGTATGCCCTTACACGATTGTTATGCCTTGATTGATTATTATTGTCCATCCATACCTTATGTGAATcatgtatattttatatgatcTTGTGTatcctcatttatatatttattattattcttcacAAAAGTcatattaaatacattttttttttatttaggtacTACGAAACTATTGTCTACATGATCCACTGTCTATGTGGGAATCATACTTAGCACTAGGATTAGCAGGGTAGGACAAGATTAAAATCGAATAAAAAGTAAAGTGTGAGAACGCTTTCTAAATGGCCAAAATCATAGTACTAAAGACCGTCTAATTAGATgggcatgtgagacatagcgtCAATGCCATTttccacacgtaaccaaacaccaAATCTATTTGAAAGAATTTATGATTCTTGTGTTCTTacaccaaaaatattttttcataattgtGCGAGAAAAATTATTGGGGCGACTCTTTTGTCGATAGATTGATCTTAATTGTAAAAAGCTAAAATGAGACTTAAATTAAATCtaccattttattttcaatctcGGAAGAGATTCAAAGTGAATGTAGTTTTGGGATTTAACTATAAAGTCTAATTTGATTTTACAagattttctatatatttaaaagaataattttttaaccaCATAATCTGGCAATGTTGGAAATTGATGTGTAAAGGTGGAGGTGGAAATTACGTGgataaaaaatacatgaattTCTTGATGGCATGATATACGTGAATGTGGAAATTGTTAGTACTCTAAATTAAGGACTTTTGAGTAAAAGTGAaggtgttaggatctaggtcgcggctggaggaccggggttgggccgattagcgcgtctcactcaaagggtggtgattaatccggttagagattaacaccggggtttcaatactacacaaactgtcacaaacccttgaaccaggttcaagcgcggaagaggtttgtttcaggttgaagcagcacacacacgagataggcaggaccggttttgaataagacaggtttggaagttgctgggtcggttttggatcttagtgattcggtttaggtaatgtAGAGTTGGTCAAAGCGGTGTaagtaggttagtacagatcggttagaatgtagaaacggcagaaagtaaataacaagacaggtttttatggatgttcggagatgaaactcctacgtcacccctttctctcgaaaccgcgagaaggatattcactaaggaatacaaacacaatccgatcgagacttatttcctgctcgataacacccgtacaattttaaccgaaattgtagaattacacttcaacttagcacttaagctttctagagatagaacacactcttatcacttataaattaattgtctACTGTGTCCCGCCTTTACTTCTCTTTagctcctccttttataggtgaaatgtgccaacggtcacatttcatttccttgaatttgattggttgagcagaggttcagtgatttagacctgacggtcaacttttcagacctggcggtctgttcttccagtgtgtaggtcaaaccggctaggtttgtcttttactcaatgtggtaactgtcggttagacagttgtctgtacttggaagattgcctttctgatttatcctgaagtggaaagatcttgtaggacggttttctgcagcctacagactttcctcagacttgtatgaatatggaaatgttcagtctgttcctttggtatcattctcaacagatacccgaagtatcttcttatgctggtcgattatttgtcttaaccggatggcttccggttattgctttggcttttggtcggttaatgaccgactatctggtgtttccggccttcggttttgaccgatcttgtcttttcttgttcggtcaggtttttgttcggtttgataacttgaccggtggaGCTTCTTAATCGGTTCATTtatttgaccggtccggttctttgtctgttcctgcatagaagatttgtttgtgttaagttctattaaccggtttaattttatttaacaatttctccctttttgattattttatttaaaattatgtaagattgcaaatgtaGGTCGgttttttgagttttatttggccggatttttggaaaactgatttgggaggatttttcaaaaaattttgtaaaattttgggaaaaattttgaaaaattctatctttttatcttatcaatttctccctttttaattattttaattaaaatattcaaaattaagtcGGAATGtgaatgtaggccggtttccaaaaataactatatatatatataagtaaagatAACCGCAAAATggcaaaatattatatatgtaaaaaaaactGAAGTAAACATAAGTAAAGGTGGAAAAGAGAGCCCCTATTAGTTTAATTTGGATGGCAGGAAGTCATCCATCATCTCATCTGTTGGTTGTCCTTTAGTCGGTTGATCCGGCCTTGAAGAAGAACCTCTTGCTCCCGTGGTGTCCTGGTGAGGAGAGAACTGTTGAGCGACCGTGCTGACTAGAACCGCATTGAAAGCTCGCTGTCTTGTAGGTCGCGGCTCGAGATCCTCTTCGAAGTCATCCTCGGTTTGCAGAGCCAGGTTCGGTAGAGAGTCAACAGCTGTCTCGGTGATTCTGCCCAACATCTCGGCGACTTGAGCCTTCCTTGAAGGAACTTTCCTCTTTCGTgttgccggaaccgaagaggagggagccgccttggacttcttgtgagccttggcaTATTCGTCGAGCCTTTGTTTTTCAGCgtttaaccgctctgcatcctTGGCCTCTTGAGCTGCTATGGTCTTTGCAAGTGCCGGATTTCTGGTCATTGAGATCCGTAATCGTTCGTTGAAGTTCGCATCAGACTGTGGTGCCTCCTTCTGTGTTCGGTTCTGTTCATCCAACGCATCCTGAAGTTCCTTAGCCGCCTGAgcgtttgcctcctcaaccgctTTATCGGCAGCCAGCTTGACCTTTATCAGTTCattcacctgttcggtgaccgccttgagatCGGCCTCAAACTTGGTGTTCCTTTCCTCAAGACTTGCATTCTTCTCCTCAACGCTTATGACCCTGTCGAGTGTTGAACCGACTTCGGTGCTTGACCGCcccaggtcctcatcgacctttgtaaGCCGTTGCTCGGTCTTCTCTTGAAACCGTTCCAAGTCATCCACCAACTTTGAAGATGAATCTTCCAAGGCTATGGTTCGCTTAAGATGAGCGTCGTACAGAACACTCGTCACGGTAGTTGGTTTCGACCGACGTGATCCGCTCGTTTGCCTTCCCAAGATCATCCCTTGTTGTCTCGGCCATCCTGAATGCCTGAACCGCGACCCTCTTAGCTTTCTTCTTCCAGGGATTAACCGCGTCGTTGACAAACTCTTGAATGAGAGACTTGACTCTTTCTTCTGTGACGACCGGTTCTGAATCCCGAACTTGATCAGATTCAAGATTGTCGATGAAAGGAGGCTCTGACCTGTCGTCGGTTTCATTGATAGCCTGATCCGTTAGAGGAGACTTATCGCCTGGGTTCTGACCGTCAACATCCTCATGACGCGGAGAGTGCGTTGTATTTTGCTGTTCGcgcaccgcttcaagccgcgccACTTCGTCGATTAATTCTCCTTTCTTTACCGCAAGTATatccaacaccaagagttgtaATTTAGACTTCGGTGTTCCCGCAACATACCTTTCTGTAAGTTTTCGAATATGTTcggttagcttttgtagccgagcacgcggttccactattgcgtgtcggtccaAGGCTTCGTTGGGATCCTTGGCTTTTGTTAGGCTGATGACGTCTTCCTCTATCTCCATCAACCTATCGAATCTTTGTCCGGAGGTTAGGCCCGGTAGCATatgtttgaagaatttgtcGCACCGGTACCCAAACCACTCACTGTATACTTCGGAAGCCGCATGAGCTTGCAAATCGATTTTCTCCATGATTCTGCGCACTATAGTTTCGGCTACCTCCTGGTCGTTGTTAACGGGAACGTTTTCCTCCCCAGAGTCGTCTGCACCGGTTTCTTCAAGTTCAATACTGGCCGATTGTTCCTGTTCTATCGGTCCTTTTTCTTTACCGGACAGATTTTCTTCGGTATTATCTGAAGTAGTTCGGTCTGAGCTGGAGGCCAAATCGTCCTCATCTCGCGTTTCAGAGGGCGGATCCGCGAATTCTATCGGTTGTTTGTCCTTCTTGCTTCCGGATCTGCCTTTTACCGGAGCCGGTTTCTTAGCGGCAGACTTCTtccttcggccacctgtagaactGGGGGCCGGCTTCTTCTTTTCTAAGAATTGGCGAGACCTTATGATCTTGCTTGAAGGAAGAATAACAGTcagaccggtgttgatgttgttgtggAGCATGATCTTCCCGAGttggatggcgtatccccatgaccgggtggaatccggtttcaccatgtcttttAGATTGTTGAAAACCTCCTTTGCCCAGTTAACATTTATGTCGTTTAGTAGACCGGCAAGCATCTCGATTTTTgccttggtgaggttgtcgaaatttccacctctcgcctgaaccgacttggtgaagatgtcacaaagcggtataTATTCCGGTCGCAATGTTGATTTCTTTCCGGAGACCTCTACAGGAACCGCGGTTACCGAgagaatctggcaagccgcctcgaatgtTTCTCGATCTAGATTCATTGAAGCGTTGCGTCCATCTGTTGGTAGGCGTAGGATTTCAgcaaccgactcttcggttatGTCGAACTGCTGACCGCTGACGGTTGCGGTTATTGTTCTGCCAGAGAGAGATGCGGTTTTaaagaattcttcgaccgcttCCTTGTATAGAACAAAAGGACCACCTAAGAAGTATTCGAGACCGGCCTCGGAAATCCGGGATAGAACTTCctttgccggagccgaaccgtttTGTATGATTTCCTCAAAGTCCACCTAgatgatatgtttgaacaatgcggaatcacgacccattgttgatgattgaatcgagagagcaagagaaaaaccgctttgagagagtttgagagctagagagagaaagttgtttcgcgtaagaatgaaatgaaatggccaaggaccctttttataggcgcggttttgaagcccaaccgtcgcaaaccgtcccatcacctttaggcgggaattttccctccaagtgaATTGGGCGGCAAATCAAAGGGCGGTAAGTTAGAGCGGGAAACCAAGGGCGGGATTTTTGAGCGGGagtttttgggcgggaaatttctcTCCAAAGATTTTAAGTGGTCTTTaaatttcggttttgatgaagCAGCCCCTTTTTGAAACCGTTTTATGAAGTGATTTGTTGACCGCGATGATGCGGTGTTTTGACTTTGACCGGATAGTTCAACGAATACAAATTTGTTTATCGATTTTAACCGGTTAGTTAAATGAGTGATCTGAGTTTTTGCAACTTTTGACCCAGTTATGAAACTGAAATAGATTTTCATTGAATAAAGGTGcaagatagaaaccgatatatGAATcggtttgaaaatataaaaggaaAGGAGTACAAAAAAGATAACGATACAACTTAAACAATAACCATCATAGAGAACTTGTCCTCCACCTCATCcacataaaaaatgtttgaaagagatgccggtgtacctggtccaaattctggacggtacttgagaatgagtCGACTGATATGAGGAGCATAGTCGAGACCTCTTTTGGTTAACACCATAGTTTTCAGGTTGTTGaatatgaccgatgaccaatttatggggGCATAACTCata is part of the Impatiens glandulifera chromosome 1, dImpGla2.1, whole genome shotgun sequence genome and encodes:
- the LOC124943677 gene encoding uncharacterized protein LOC124943677, which gives rise to MLHNNINTGLTVILPSSKIIRSRQFLEKKKPAPSSTGGRRKKSAAKKPAPVKGRSGSKKDKQPIEFADPPSETRDEDDLASSSDRTTSDNTEENLSGKEKGPIEQEQSASIELEETGADDSGEENVPVNNDQEVAETIVRRIMEKIDLQAHAASEVYKRYVAGTPKSKLQLLVLDILAVKKGELIDEVARLEAVREQQNTTHSPRHEDVDGQNPGDKSPLTDQAINETDDRSEPPFIDNLESDQVRDSEPVVTEERVKSLIQEFVNDAVNPWKKKAKRVAVQAFRMAETTRDDLGKANERITSVETNYRDECSLVDDLERFQEKTEQRLTKVDEDLGRSSTEVGSTLDRVISVEEKNASLEERNTKFEADLKAVTEQVNELIKVKLAADKAVEEANAQAAKELQDALDEQNRTQKEAPQSDANFNERLRISMTRNPALAKTIAAQEAKDAERLNAEKQRLDEYAKAHKKITETAVDSLPNLALQTEDDFEEDLEPRPTRQRAFNAVLVSTVAQQFSPHQDTTGARGSSSRPDQPTKGQPTDEMMDDFLPSKLN